A single region of the Deefgea piscis genome encodes:
- a CDS encoding ROK family protein, whose amino-acid sequence MNVLAFDVGGTQIKYGVVTPDGEVLSALVVDTPKQSAALIQCLRELVGLMQQQFTFVGIAISTFGLVDVNSGVILGAAEAVPDYAGTSPKAILAQEFGLPVSIDNDVNCVALAEGWRGAAQGVTHYLAIAIGTGIGGGIVLNQQIYRGHRAAAGEWGYMKIDGLVWEDHASMRGLLSAANQRCVTQLVDGRAVFTAYDQQDLAVVPVVQDWFKLLATGIANLIYAFNPERVVIGGGVSARGIVFLNELNAAIDAQLLPDFQGMTEVVLACAGNHAGMIGATRNWLQTNKY is encoded by the coding sequence GTGAATGTATTGGCATTTGATGTTGGTGGTACCCAGATTAAGTATGGTGTTGTAACGCCGGATGGCGAGGTGTTGTCGGCGCTGGTGGTGGATACGCCGAAGCAATCGGCAGCCTTGATACAATGCTTGCGCGAATTAGTTGGACTGATGCAGCAACAGTTTACCTTTGTTGGCATTGCAATCAGTACTTTTGGCTTGGTCGACGTTAATAGTGGAGTAATTTTAGGTGCTGCTGAGGCCGTTCCTGATTATGCCGGGACGTCTCCCAAAGCGATTTTGGCTCAAGAATTTGGCTTGCCGGTGAGTATTGATAATGATGTGAACTGCGTAGCTTTGGCCGAAGGGTGGCGTGGTGCTGCGCAAGGTGTTACGCACTATTTGGCGATTGCTATCGGTACTGGCATTGGTGGAGGCATCGTGCTCAATCAGCAAATTTATCGAGGTCATCGTGCAGCCGCTGGTGAGTGGGGCTATATGAAGATCGACGGGCTGGTTTGGGAAGATCATGCCTCGATGCGCGGTTTGCTGTCGGCGGCAAATCAGCGTTGTGTCACTCAATTGGTCGATGGTCGCGCGGTTTTTACCGCGTATGATCAGCAAGATCTTGCCGTTGTGCCTGTGGTGCAAGACTGGTTTAAATTACTGGCAACGGGGATTGCAAATTTAATTTATGCGTTTAATCCCGAGCGAGTAGTGATCGGTGGCGGAGTCAGTGCGCGTGGTATTGTGTTTCTCAATGAATTAAATGCGGCAATCGATGCGCAATTATTGCCTGATTTTCAGGGGATGACCGAAGTGGTATTGGCTTGCGCGGGCAATCATGCGGGCATGATCGGCGCTACCCGAAACTGGTTGCAAACCAATAAATATTAA
- the ung gene encoding uracil-DNA glycosylase — protein sequence MNLYSVIPSAWQPALFATCQRPEIEQLTQFLTEQLAQKKVIYPAQADWFNALKLVPPEAVKVVILGQDPYHGAGEAHGLAFSVPFGVKTPPSLRNIWQELARDLGVTPAQHGNLTGWAKQGVLLLNTSLTVEANQAGSHAKKGWEVLTDAVITHLANTQTGLVFVLWGAHAQKKIPLIGSSHCILRSAHPSPLSAYRGFLGCGHFSSVNAYLSSQGRREIDWSQAE from the coding sequence ATGAATTTATATTCTGTAATTCCATCGGCTTGGCAGCCCGCTTTATTTGCCACTTGCCAACGCCCCGAGATTGAGCAATTAACCCAATTTTTAACTGAGCAATTGGCGCAAAAAAAAGTTATTTATCCAGCACAAGCCGATTGGTTTAATGCATTAAAATTGGTTCCGCCCGAAGCGGTTAAAGTCGTTATTTTGGGGCAAGACCCCTATCATGGCGCGGGAGAAGCGCATGGTTTGGCATTTTCTGTGCCATTTGGCGTGAAAACACCCCCATCTTTACGCAATATTTGGCAAGAACTTGCGCGAGATTTAGGCGTAACACCGGCGCAGCATGGCAATCTAACTGGGTGGGCGAAGCAAGGTGTGTTATTGCTTAATACCTCGCTCACTGTTGAGGCTAATCAGGCTGGCTCTCATGCGAAAAAAGGCTGGGAGGTCTTAACCGATGCGGTGATTACGCATTTGGCTAATACGCAAACCGGATTGGTCTTTGTGTTATGGGGCGCTCACGCACAAAAGAAGATCCCTTTAATTGGTTCTTCGCATTGTATTTTACGTTCGGCGCATCCTTCGCCCTTGTCGGCTTATCGTGGATTTCTGGGGTGTGGGCATTTTTCGAGCGTGAATGCTTATTTATCCAGCCAAGGGCGGCGCGAAATTGATTGGAGTCAGGCAGAGTGA
- a CDS encoding carbonic anhydrase has product MLIKTTILAIALSGVFASSLANEKPHKAKHDPAHWSYEGESGPSHWGDMKSEFSLCRDGKQQSPINITEAYSHELEPLQFQYRDSKTNIQNNGHTIQLNYDPGSFLVIGNDRYQLLQFHFHTPSEEAIGGQRYPMVAHLVHKNDAGQLAVIAVLLNQGSNTQAMLAQFWDKFPKNHNETRNYDDIRYNITDLLPSNRQYWTFMGSLTTPPCSEGVRWLVLKTPQTLSAAQIARFEREFPMNARPIQSLQQRAILESN; this is encoded by the coding sequence ATGCTGATAAAAACCACAATTCTTGCAATTGCTTTGTCTGGTGTATTTGCGAGTAGTTTGGCCAATGAAAAACCCCACAAAGCCAAGCATGATCCTGCACATTGGAGTTACGAAGGTGAATCAGGACCGAGCCATTGGGGGGATATGAAATCCGAATTTAGTTTATGTCGCGACGGAAAACAGCAGTCGCCCATCAACATTACTGAAGCGTATAGCCATGAATTAGAGCCGCTACAATTTCAATATCGTGATTCAAAAACCAATATTCAAAATAACGGCCACACGATTCAACTCAATTATGACCCAGGTAGTTTTTTAGTAATTGGTAACGATCGCTACCAATTACTGCAATTTCATTTTCACACTCCAAGTGAAGAAGCGATTGGTGGTCAGCGCTACCCGATGGTGGCGCATTTAGTGCATAAAAATGATGCAGGACAACTGGCAGTGATTGCCGTACTCCTCAATCAAGGCAGCAATACCCAAGCCATGCTGGCGCAGTTTTGGGATAAATTCCCCAAAAACCATAACGAAACGCGCAACTACGATGATATTCGCTACAACATAACCGACTTACTACCTAGCAACCGCCAGTACTGGACCTTTATGGGATCTCTGACCACGCCGCCATGCAGCGAAGGGGTTCGTTGGTTAGTACTAAAAACGCCGCAAACACTCTCTGCAGCACAAATCGCTCGCTTTGAACGCGAGTTCCCCATGAATGCACGGCCAATCCAATCTCTACAACAACGCGCGATTTTAGAAAGCAATTAA
- the xth gene encoding exodeoxyribonuclease III — MKIATWNVNSLKVRLPQVLDWLNANPDVTALCLQETKMDDPVFPKEEIESAGFFVEFAGQKTYNGVAIIAREPITDVTINLPEYPDAQKRVITATVAGIRLIGAYIPNGQALDSEKFPYKMAWLAAMKAFLIEQMALHPKLALLGDYNIAPEDRDVHDITKWQGGNLVSPQERDMFAQWLQLGLVDSFRLFDQPEKAFSWWDYRGFSFKKNAGLRIDHILLSPALAAQCTACEIDIEPRKNERPSDHTPVIATLS; from the coding sequence ATGAAAATTGCAACCTGGAACGTCAATTCACTCAAGGTTCGCTTGCCGCAGGTTTTAGATTGGCTCAATGCAAATCCTGACGTTACTGCACTTTGCTTGCAAGAAACCAAAATGGATGATCCGGTTTTCCCTAAAGAAGAAATCGAAAGCGCGGGATTTTTTGTCGAATTTGCCGGCCAAAAAACCTATAACGGCGTCGCCATCATCGCGCGCGAACCAATCACTGACGTCACCATCAACTTACCAGAATATCCAGACGCGCAAAAACGCGTCATTACCGCCACGGTGGCGGGCATTCGCCTTATCGGCGCCTACATTCCGAACGGGCAAGCTTTAGATTCAGAAAAATTTCCTTACAAAATGGCGTGGCTCGCCGCAATGAAGGCATTTTTAATTGAGCAAATGGCGCTACATCCCAAGCTGGCGCTATTGGGTGACTACAATATCGCCCCTGAAGATCGCGACGTACACGACATTACCAAGTGGCAAGGTGGCAATCTGGTTTCCCCGCAAGAGCGGGACATGTTTGCGCAATGGCTGCAATTGGGCTTGGTCGATAGCTTTCGATTGTTTGATCAACCAGAAAAAGCATTTAGCTGGTGGGACTACCGTGGGTTTTCTTTCAAAAAAAATGCCGGACTGCGTATTGACCACATCTTGCTCTCGCCAGCGCTCGCTGCACAATGCACCGCCTGTGAAATCGATATCGAACCGCGCAAAAATGAGCGCCCATCTGACCATACGCCGGTTATTGCCACACTAAGCTAA
- a CDS encoding Crp/Fnr family transcriptional regulator: MNKAKLLSGSSLFCELTPSELENLAQQAQTRHVKAKQIIVAQGVCGDEMFAVIHGRLKVTRSNEEGREITLAILEGGEVFGELAMLDGAPRNASVEALEDGELLVLQRSAVDQYLDHHPHVMRSLITTLCERLRSANDLVQDTLFLPLPLRLAKILRQLAHNYGQANADGVRIDLKMTQQDLANFVGASRESVNKQLSHWEEAGFLKMKSGFIQIIQIDQLPI; encoded by the coding sequence ATGAACAAAGCCAAATTACTTTCAGGCAGCAGCTTATTTTGTGAGCTTACGCCAAGCGAGCTGGAAAATTTAGCGCAGCAAGCCCAAACCAGGCACGTTAAAGCCAAACAAATCATCGTCGCCCAGGGCGTTTGTGGCGATGAAATGTTTGCCGTGATTCATGGCCGTTTAAAGGTCACGCGTAGCAATGAAGAAGGCCGAGAAATTACGCTGGCGATTTTAGAAGGCGGTGAAGTCTTTGGCGAACTCGCCATGCTCGATGGCGCGCCGCGCAATGCCAGCGTCGAAGCACTTGAAGACGGTGAACTTTTAGTCCTGCAGCGCAGCGCAGTCGATCAATATCTTGATCACCACCCGCACGTGATGCGCTCACTGATTACCACACTGTGCGAACGACTCAGAAGCGCCAATGACTTAGTGCAAGACACGCTCTTTCTGCCTTTGCCATTGCGATTAGCGAAAATACTGCGTCAATTGGCACATAACTACGGCCAAGCCAATGCCGATGGCGTGCGAATTGATTTAAAAATGACCCAACAAGATTTAGCTAATTTTGTCGGTGCATCACGAGAAAGCGTCAATAAGCAGCTCAGCCACTGGGAAGAAGCTGGATTTCTTAAAATGAAAAGCGGTTTCATCCAAATCATTCAAATCGATCAATTACCCATCTAG
- a CDS encoding lytic transglycosylase domain-containing protein produces the protein MKCSALLVTSLLCWPLLAWAGAQREETLSSSVQTTLQRSISDRMEPRLIFANSADAEVWMSAMSERLKKRIPDEFVRRKLLTAIHYEATRAGLDPQLVMGLIHVESGFNRYAVSVVGARGLMQVMPFWQRSIGNAEHNLFDINTNLRYGCTILRHYLDRENGDYFRALGRYNGSLGKAEYPNLVHGAWKNGYDWQSPSNGLVAQK, from the coding sequence GTGAAGTGCAGCGCATTGCTGGTTACGAGTTTGTTGTGTTGGCCTTTATTAGCTTGGGCTGGCGCGCAAAGAGAAGAAACCTTATCTTCATCGGTGCAAACGACGTTGCAGCGCTCGATTAGCGATCGAATGGAACCACGCTTAATTTTTGCTAACTCTGCTGATGCCGAAGTTTGGATGTCAGCAATGTCTGAACGACTCAAAAAACGCATTCCTGATGAATTTGTTCGCCGCAAATTATTAACGGCGATTCATTACGAAGCCACGCGGGCGGGGCTTGATCCGCAGTTAGTGATGGGTTTGATTCATGTCGAGAGTGGTTTTAATCGTTATGCAGTGAGTGTGGTCGGTGCGCGTGGCTTAATGCAGGTGATGCCATTTTGGCAGCGCAGTATTGGCAACGCTGAGCATAATCTCTTTGATATCAATACCAATCTGCGTTACGGCTGTACCATTTTGCGGCATTATTTGGATCGAGAAAACGGTGATTATTTTCGCGCCTTGGGCCGCTATAACGGCAGTTTAGGCAAGGCGGAATATCCTAATCTAGTGCATGGCGCTTGGAAGAATGGCTATGACTGGCAAAGTCCAAGTAATGGTTTGGTAGCGCAAAAATAA
- a CDS encoding proline--tRNA ligase, whose product MRTSQLFISTKKEAPAEAELLSHKLMLRAGLIKRLGSGLYTWMPLGLRVLRKVEAVVRSEMNTAGAQELLMPAVQPKELWEETGRWEVFGPQMLKITDRHERQFCFGPTHEEVITDIARSELRSYKQLPANFYQVQTKFRDEIRPRFGVMRAREFMMKDAYSFHASFESLQQTYDVMYGAYSKVFTRLGLQFRAVAADTGAIGGSGSHEFHVLADAGEDLLAYCPTSDYAANVELAQAFAPSTPRAAALEAMTDVDTPKQTACADVAALLGVGVERTVKAIALVTVAGEFVLALLRGDHNLNEVKIAKLEGMADFRFASDDEIRTALLCPPGFIGPVGINADIRVIADLTVAAMSDFICGANKPKFHLSGVNFGRDLPEPHIVADIRNVMNGDVCPDGKGGVLELCRGIEVGHIFQLRTKYSEAMNCVFVTEQNTQQAMEMGCYGIGVSRIVAAAIEQNHDAKGIIWPAAMAPFSVAVVAVGYHKSEVVKAAADQLYAQLIAAGVDVLLDDRNERPGSMFADMELIGIPHRVTIGDKALAEGMVEYVARREGEMKKIALSEALEWIQTQTKV is encoded by the coding sequence ATGCGCACTTCGCAACTGTTTATTTCTACTAAAAAAGAAGCGCCCGCTGAAGCAGAATTGCTTTCACATAAATTGATGCTCCGTGCGGGTTTAATTAAGCGTTTGGGTTCGGGGCTCTATACTTGGATGCCGCTGGGCCTGCGCGTATTGCGTAAGGTTGAGGCTGTCGTTCGCTCAGAAATGAATACGGCTGGGGCGCAAGAATTGTTGATGCCTGCGGTACAGCCAAAAGAGCTGTGGGAAGAAACCGGGCGTTGGGAAGTTTTTGGTCCACAAATGCTGAAGATCACCGATCGTCACGAGCGCCAATTTTGTTTTGGCCCAACGCATGAAGAAGTGATTACTGATATTGCGCGCAGTGAATTGCGCTCATACAAGCAATTGCCGGCGAATTTTTATCAAGTTCAAACTAAATTCCGCGATGAGATCCGTCCACGTTTTGGTGTGATGCGTGCGCGTGAATTTATGATGAAAGACGCGTATTCATTTCATGCGTCTTTTGAGTCGTTGCAACAAACTTACGACGTGATGTACGGCGCCTATTCTAAGGTGTTTACGCGCCTAGGCTTGCAGTTCCGTGCGGTTGCGGCCGATACCGGTGCGATTGGTGGCTCGGGTTCGCACGAGTTTCATGTGCTAGCCGATGCCGGTGAAGATTTGTTGGCGTATTGCCCAACATCAGATTACGCGGCCAACGTTGAATTGGCTCAAGCCTTTGCCCCGAGCACACCACGTGCGGCGGCATTAGAGGCAATGACTGATGTGGATACACCAAAGCAAACTGCATGTGCTGATGTGGCGGCATTGCTTGGTGTTGGCGTAGAGCGCACCGTCAAAGCCATCGCTTTGGTAACCGTTGCCGGAGAGTTTGTATTGGCGCTGCTGCGTGGTGATCATAATCTGAACGAAGTGAAAATCGCTAAGCTTGAAGGCATGGCTGATTTTCGATTTGCTTCTGATGATGAAATCCGTACTGCGTTATTGTGCCCACCAGGATTTATCGGTCCAGTCGGCATCAATGCTGACATCCGTGTGATCGCTGATTTAACTGTTGCGGCAATGAGCGACTTTATTTGTGGTGCGAATAAGCCAAAATTCCACTTGTCGGGCGTGAACTTTGGTCGTGATTTACCAGAGCCACACATCGTTGCGGATATTCGCAATGTGATGAATGGCGACGTGTGCCCAGATGGCAAGGGCGGCGTGCTGGAATTGTGCCGTGGTATTGAAGTTGGCCATATTTTCCAATTGCGTACTAAGTATTCAGAAGCGATGAATTGCGTGTTTGTGACCGAGCAAAATACGCAGCAAGCAATGGAAATGGGCTGCTACGGTATTGGTGTGTCGCGGATTGTCGCGGCGGCGATTGAGCAAAACCATGATGCCAAAGGCATTATCTGGCCGGCGGCAATGGCGCCATTTAGCGTGGCTGTCGTGGCTGTGGGTTACCACAAATCAGAAGTCGTGAAAGCGGCTGCGGATCAATTGTATGCCCAGCTGATTGCAGCCGGTGTCGATGTCTTGCTGGACGATCGCAATGAGCGTCCGGGTTCGATGTTTGCAGATATGGAATTAATCGGCATTCCACATCGCGTCACCATTGGTGACAAAGCATTGGCTGAAGGCATGGTCGAATATGTGGCGCGCCGCGAAGGTGAAATGAAAAAAATCGCCCTGAGCGAAGCGCTGGAGTGGATTCAAACGCAAACGAAGGTATAA
- a CDS encoding imelysin family protein, whose amino-acid sequence MKKYALLAMSAWIGTALATNTPTTSKVLTPELTLSIMSQVITPQVQALQTAANELNQSTAALCQQPSEANLQQAQQAYLRTFSAWQQIGIAPIGPSKQQHTTRLFEIPAQSTTELARHSLTMPTHAMTDGEAHYYGQQLADGYLGLPVIAAVLFNDTPLTLLQQDSMCAYVNWQAKTISRQVTILQYEWQGLIRGAAYDISYPGQLINEYLKALEAGSQRLASFKTQDSAKPHSAQEINANIAGLSALITGANGIGLDDYLLSRQHTRQWQKTQKQLSKLQQAGQQLAQHNSEHNAKQVSAAAQSLNDTLRTDVATALRRN is encoded by the coding sequence ATGAAAAAATACGCCTTACTCGCAATGAGTGCTTGGATTGGTACCGCGCTGGCAACGAACACACCCACAACCAGCAAAGTGCTTACTCCAGAATTAACGCTCTCGATTATGAGTCAAGTTATTACACCGCAAGTTCAAGCATTACAAACAGCGGCCAATGAATTAAATCAAAGCACGGCGGCGCTTTGCCAGCAGCCAAGCGAAGCCAATTTACAACAAGCGCAACAAGCCTACCTCAGAACATTTAGCGCTTGGCAACAGATCGGTATTGCACCCATTGGGCCTAGCAAGCAGCAACACACTACGCGGCTATTTGAAATACCCGCCCAAAGCACCACCGAGCTCGCTCGGCATAGTTTAACCATGCCCACCCACGCAATGACTGACGGTGAAGCACATTATTATGGCCAGCAACTTGCCGACGGCTACCTTGGGCTGCCTGTTATTGCTGCCGTGTTATTTAACGACACGCCGCTGACTTTACTACAGCAAGATTCAATGTGTGCCTACGTTAATTGGCAAGCAAAGACCATATCGAGACAAGTCACTATTTTGCAGTATGAATGGCAAGGCTTAATTCGAGGCGCGGCTTACGATATTTCTTACCCTGGGCAATTAATTAATGAATACTTGAAAGCGCTCGAAGCGGGCAGTCAGCGCTTAGCGAGCTTCAAAACGCAAGACAGTGCCAAACCGCATAGCGCACAAGAGATTAATGCCAATATTGCCGGGCTTAGCGCACTCATCACCGGCGCAAATGGCATTGGCCTAGATGATTATCTACTGTCGCGACAGCACACCCGCCAATGGCAAAAAACGCAAAAACAACTCAGCAAATTGCAGCAGGCGGGCCAACAATTGGCGCAACACAATAGCGAGCACAACGCCAAGCAAGTCAGCGCTGCTGCTCAATCATTAAATGACACCTTACGCACCGATGTAGCCACGGCACTGCGCCGGAACTAA
- a CDS encoding DUF805 domain-containing protein, translating into MRFEESIRTCFSKYADFKGRAVRSEYWWWVLFTFLAGLALSLAGEAVSGVFSLLTLLPSLAVGARRLHDINRSGWWQLIWFLPIIGWILLLYWFASEGVEPNRFD; encoded by the coding sequence ATGAGGTTTGAAGAGTCAATCCGAACTTGTTTTAGTAAATACGCCGACTTTAAAGGGCGTGCGGTCCGTTCTGAATATTGGTGGTGGGTGTTGTTTACGTTTTTGGCGGGTTTGGCGCTGAGCTTGGCCGGTGAAGCCGTTTCAGGGGTTTTTTCCTTGCTGACGCTATTGCCATCGTTGGCCGTCGGTGCTCGCCGACTGCATGACATCAATCGCAGTGGTTGGTGGCAGCTGATTTGGTTCTTGCCGATTATTGGCTGGATTTTATTGCTGTATTGGTTTGCCAGTGAAGGGGTTGAGCCAAATCGTTTTGATTGA
- a CDS encoding cupin domain-containing protein: MLITHFNLPVLPTFDQPRADRLLSGDPQRTTWSHYTSADRQLSCGIWACDVGSWRIAFAADKEEFFCVIEGEVCLWDQNDQGVVVKAGEAAVIPAGFVGRFEVIQAVRKYFVVLDRSAVV, encoded by the coding sequence GTGTTGATTACTCATTTTAATTTGCCGGTACTGCCGACGTTTGATCAGCCAAGGGCCGATCGTTTGTTAAGTGGTGATCCACAGCGCACCACTTGGTCGCACTACACCAGCGCCGATCGTCAATTGTCCTGTGGTATTTGGGCGTGTGACGTGGGCTCATGGCGAATTGCTTTTGCCGCAGATAAAGAAGAGTTTTTTTGCGTGATTGAGGGCGAAGTCTGTTTATGGGATCAGAACGATCAAGGGGTGGTCGTTAAAGCGGGTGAGGCTGCCGTCATTCCAGCTGGTTTTGTCGGTCGTTTTGAAGTCATTCAAGCGGTACGTAAATATTTTGTTGTTTTAGATCGTTCTGCTGTTGTTTAG
- the dnaB gene encoding replicative DNA helicase, whose protein sequence is MTDYPDQVNEMQASYRANSHADDETAVYRIPPHSVEAEQSVLGGLMLDNQAFDKIADIIGDQDFYREDHRRIYQAIIKLVEHNRPADVITVKESLDTTNDLTYVGGLAYLGSLVQNTPSAANIRRYAEIVREKSVMRQLASVATEIADATFFPNGRDAKQLLDEAESRVFMIAEQSQKGSQGFFAMPPILKEIVERIDYLYQQDNPSEITGTATGFIDLDKMTSGLQGGDLIIVAGRPSMGKTAFSINIAENVAIDSKLPVAIFSMEMGAAQLGMRMVGSVGKIDMHKLKTGKFEDDDWLRLTHAVGKLSEAPIFIEETGALTALDIRTKSRRLARQCGGQLGLIVIDYLQLMAGRSGAKDQNRATELGEISRSLKGLARELKCPIIALSQLSRSVEQRTDKRPMMSDLRESGAIEQDADLIMFLYRDEYYNPDSQFKGIAECILGKHRNGPTGKIPLVFQGMHSRFDNALMRPDGWSSDLE, encoded by the coding sequence ATGACTGATTATCCTGACCAAGTGAACGAGATGCAAGCGAGCTATCGTGCTAATTCGCATGCCGATGATGAAACTGCGGTATATCGGATTCCACCGCACTCGGTTGAAGCGGAACAATCGGTACTCGGTGGTTTGATGCTCGACAATCAGGCGTTTGACAAAATCGCCGATATTATTGGTGATCAAGACTTCTACCGTGAAGACCATCGCCGTATCTATCAAGCCATTATTAAATTGGTTGAGCACAATCGCCCAGCCGATGTGATCACGGTGAAAGAGTCGCTCGATACCACCAATGACTTAACGTATGTCGGTGGACTCGCCTACCTAGGGTCCTTGGTACAAAATACCCCCTCGGCCGCCAATATTCGTCGTTACGCCGAAATCGTGCGCGAAAAATCAGTGATGCGTCAGCTCGCTAGCGTAGCGACAGAAATTGCCGATGCGACGTTTTTCCCGAATGGGCGGGACGCCAAGCAGTTACTCGATGAAGCCGAATCGCGCGTCTTTATGATTGCCGAGCAGTCACAAAAAGGTAGTCAGGGCTTTTTTGCCATGCCGCCGATTTTGAAAGAAATCGTCGAGCGTATCGATTATTTGTACCAACAAGACAATCCATCTGAAATTACCGGCACTGCGACCGGATTTATTGACCTTGATAAAATGACATCCGGACTGCAGGGCGGTGATTTGATTATTGTTGCCGGTCGTCCGTCGATGGGTAAAACGGCGTTTTCGATCAATATTGCTGAGAACGTCGCAATTGATAGCAAATTGCCCGTGGCGATTTTTTCAATGGAAATGGGCGCGGCGCAATTGGGGATGCGGATGGTCGGCTCGGTCGGCAAGATCGATATGCATAAACTCAAAACCGGTAAATTTGAAGACGACGATTGGCTGCGTCTTACGCATGCCGTTGGTAAGCTGTCTGAAGCGCCGATTTTTATTGAAGAAACCGGCGCGCTGACCGCGCTGGATATTCGTACTAAATCACGGCGTTTGGCACGGCAATGCGGTGGCCAGCTTGGATTGATTGTGATCGACTATTTGCAATTGATGGCGGGGCGTTCTGGCGCAAAAGATCAAAATCGTGCGACTGAACTCGGCGAGATTTCACGTTCACTTAAAGGTTTGGCGCGCGAACTCAAATGCCCGATTATCGCGCTGTCGCAGTTAAGCCGTTCGGTTGAGCAACGTACCGACAAACGTCCAATGATGTCCGATTTGCGCGAATCGGGGGCGATTGAGCAAGATGCTGACTTGATTATGTTTTTGTATCGTGATGAATATTACAATCCAGATAGCCAATTTAAAGGCATTGCTGAATGTATCTTGGGTAAGCACCGTAATGGCCCAACCGGCAAAATTCCATTGGTATTCCAAGGGATGCATTCACGCTTTGATAATGCGCTGATGCGGCCAGATGGTTGGTCGAGTGATTTGGAATAA
- a CDS encoding type II toxin-antitoxin system RatA family toxin produces the protein MQCLRKSVLVSHSAQEMFDLVDRVEDYPRFLPWCGGVEVHERSAEILDVTIKIEFLKVSTFFRTRDTKTENEIVMHFVDGPFKALTGVWRFIPLMEDACKIEFSLDYEFSNRALDAVIGPVFGKITSTFVDAFVKEADRKYG, from the coding sequence ATGCAGTGTTTACGCAAATCAGTTCTTGTCTCCCATTCAGCCCAAGAAATGTTCGATTTAGTCGATCGTGTGGAAGATTACCCACGATTTTTGCCATGGTGCGGCGGCGTGGAAGTGCACGAACGCTCAGCCGAAATCTTGGATGTCACCATCAAAATCGAATTTTTAAAAGTCAGCACTTTTTTTCGTACGCGTGACACCAAAACCGAAAACGAAATCGTCATGCATTTTGTTGATGGCCCATTTAAGGCACTCACCGGCGTTTGGCGTTTTATTCCTCTAATGGAAGACGCCTGCAAAATCGAGTTTTCACTCGATTACGAGTTTTCCAATCGGGCGCTGGATGCCGTCATCGGCCCAGTTTTTGGCAAAATCACCTCAACCTTTGTCGATGCTTTTGTTAAAGAAGCCGACCGAAAATATGGTTAA
- a CDS encoding RnfH family protein: MSELITVEVVYATAKKQKLLSLKVPNGTTAQQAIERSGLLQEFPEIDLSQQKIGIFAKAVKLDTVLRHKDRVEVYRPLIADPKEVRRQRAQAGKAMKKGGGDAE; encoded by the coding sequence ATGAGTGAATTAATCACCGTTGAAGTGGTTTACGCCACAGCGAAAAAGCAAAAGCTATTAAGTCTGAAAGTGCCAAATGGTACGACGGCACAACAAGCCATTGAGCGATCGGGCCTGTTGCAAGAATTTCCTGAAATTGACTTAAGCCAGCAAAAGATTGGCATTTTTGCCAAGGCCGTCAAACTTGACACCGTACTACGCCATAAAGACCGTGTTGAAGTATATCGCCCTCTCATTGCCGACCCCAAAGAAGTCCGCCGCCAACGGGCGCAAGCGGGCAAGGCCATGAAAAAAGGCGGCGGCGACGCGGAGTAA